One window from the genome of Gimesia aquarii encodes:
- a CDS encoding PQQ-binding-like beta-propeller repeat protein: MLMTCLATIDTWAADDWRVWRGPNSNGIAPSDQKPPVNWAESKNILWKAPLPGRGHASPIVVDDRVLIATADEKQQIQSVVCFDRTSGQQLWKTDVSQGGFAAKIHQKNTHASPTLASNGETVFAAFPHHKSIQVTALNLDGKQQWQITAGGFLPRAYQFGYAPSPILYEDKVIVAAEFEVNGYIAAFDQQTGREVWRIKRPNKLNFSTPIVARIAGRDQLLLSGNSKVASFDPQTGRELWSSPSLWVVSCGTMVWDKDLVFASGGFPTKGTLAVKADGSGKVVWTNRVKCYEQSMLAHNGYLYAVDDNGIAYCWNAQTGKEQWKSRLGGKVSSSLVLANGNLYLSNEQGKTFVFRANPEKFELVAENQLGDECFASPALCGNQIFHRAASRASGARKETLYCIGE; encoded by the coding sequence ATGCTCATGACATGCTTGGCCACAATTGATACCTGGGCAGCAGATGACTGGAGAGTCTGGCGCGGCCCCAACTCCAATGGAATCGCCCCTTCAGACCAGAAACCGCCTGTGAATTGGGCAGAATCCAAAAACATTCTCTGGAAAGCCCCCCTGCCCGGACGGGGACATGCCTCGCCCATTGTCGTTGATGACCGCGTACTGATTGCAACAGCTGATGAAAAACAACAAATCCAATCCGTTGTCTGCTTTGATCGTACTTCGGGACAGCAACTTTGGAAAACGGATGTGAGCCAGGGAGGCTTTGCCGCCAAAATTCATCAAAAAAATACGCATGCTTCTCCTACCTTAGCATCAAATGGAGAAACCGTTTTCGCTGCGTTCCCTCACCATAAAAGTATTCAAGTCACTGCCTTAAATCTTGATGGAAAACAACAGTGGCAGATCACCGCTGGTGGTTTTCTGCCCCGTGCGTATCAATTTGGCTATGCTCCTTCTCCCATTCTTTATGAAGATAAAGTCATCGTTGCGGCAGAGTTTGAAGTGAATGGCTACATCGCCGCCTTTGATCAACAAACGGGACGAGAAGTCTGGCGAATCAAACGACCGAATAAACTCAACTTTTCGACGCCCATCGTGGCCCGAATCGCTGGACGCGACCAGTTACTCCTAAGTGGTAATTCGAAAGTCGCCAGTTTTGATCCCCAAACGGGACGCGAACTCTGGTCCAGTCCTAGCCTCTGGGTGGTCTCCTGTGGCACAATGGTCTGGGACAAGGATCTGGTCTTCGCCAGTGGCGGCTTTCCCACAAAGGGGACATTGGCGGTCAAAGCCGACGGTTCTGGAAAAGTTGTCTGGACGAACCGAGTCAAATGTTATGAACAATCGATGCTGGCTCACAACGGCTACCTCTACGCAGTCGACGATAATGGAATCGCTTATTGCTGGAATGCACAGACAGGAAAAGAGCAGTGGAAAAGCCGACTCGGTGGAAAAGTTTCTTCCTCGCTCGTGCTGGCTAACGGCAACCTTTACCTTTCCAATGAACAAGGTAAAACGTTTGTGTTCCGTGCCAATCCAGAGAAATTTGAATTGGTTGCAGAAAATCAACTTGGCGATGAATGTTTCGCAAGCCCCGCGCTATGTGGCAATCAAATTTTCCACCGCGCCGCCAGCCGCGCCTCAGGAGCGCGTAAGGAAACCCTCTATTGTATTGGAGAGTGA
- a CDS encoding putative signal transducing protein yields the protein MSEDLETVYYTPNVLEAEFLKMTLEGEGIRCLLENENQAGLAGVLEIKLDVASADADRAKEIIEEVRHTIQHEGSEDDSDEEE from the coding sequence ATGAGCGAAGACCTGGAAACAGTGTATTATACACCAAATGTTTTGGAAGCAGAATTTCTGAAAATGACGCTTGAGGGAGAGGGGATTCGCTGCTTGCTTGAAAATGAAAATCAGGCAGGCCTCGCAGGCGTGTTGGAAATCAAGCTGGATGTCGCATCAGCGGATGCAGACCGCGCAAAGGAAATTATTGAAGAAGTTCGTCACACGATTCAGCATGAAGGATCAGAAGACGATTCAGACGAGGAAGAATAA
- a CDS encoding class I SAM-dependent methyltransferase — protein sequence MTLLTTQAQDLISTILQSGETAIDATAGNGHDSHFLCKTVGSTGSVYAFDIQQAALDHTADRLQQSDFSNFKLVHSDHSRLNELIPAECHQRIGAIMFNLGYLPGGDHTMITQEQSTIAGIEAALCLLRSGGILTVLAYPGHPGGATETEAVSVLLSQLETTQYIVKVLFAQSESTEAPRLFIVKKISL from the coding sequence ATGACACTTTTGACCACACAAGCCCAGGATTTGATTTCAACTATTTTACAATCAGGTGAAACCGCCATCGATGCGACTGCAGGAAACGGACATGACAGTCACTTTCTTTGTAAGACTGTGGGATCTACCGGGAGCGTTTATGCATTCGATATTCAACAGGCGGCTCTCGATCATACAGCAGATCGACTTCAGCAATCCGACTTCTCCAATTTTAAACTGGTACACAGTGATCACAGCCGACTGAACGAACTGATTCCCGCTGAATGTCATCAGCGAATCGGTGCGATAATGTTTAACCTCGGTTACCTACCAGGAGGCGATCATACCATGATCACGCAAGAGCAATCGACAATCGCCGGAATCGAAGCCGCTCTGTGTTTATTACGCTCTGGTGGAATTTTAACCGTCTTAGCTTACCCCGGTCACCCGGGAGGCGCTACAGAAACAGAAGCGGTTTCTGTGTTATTGAGCCAGCTTGAAACTACTCAGTACATTGTCAAAGTGCTTTTCGCACAATCGGAGTCCACAGAGGCACCTCGGCTGTTTATCGTGAAGAAAATCAGCCTCTAG
- a CDS encoding DJ-1/PfpI family protein translates to MRSRITISAFILLIFAAVTYSVVTGHNDENATKQNTTSQNIKAQPGQCVVASQLKHNQKPQSLNPELPTIGVLVVDDVLLTEVAAPFDVFGKHDANGNQRFNVILIGKEQRPYHSEEGLTLVADFSFSNAPPLTALIVPGAFQMQEILEDQTIVNFVRKSGQDAEYLASNCAGAFLLGKSGLANNRKIVTYIGGGMELRKAFPKLKVQNDSITSHVIDENIISSNGNLTSYISALLLLEKLTDQSHREHVESQLYLNRLKSWNGK, encoded by the coding sequence ATGCGGTCACGAATCACCATTAGTGCTTTCATTTTACTCATTTTTGCAGCCGTTACGTACTCTGTGGTGACAGGACACAATGACGAAAACGCTACAAAACAAAATACCACATCACAAAACATCAAAGCGCAGCCTGGGCAATGTGTCGTCGCGTCACAACTAAAACACAATCAGAAACCGCAATCCTTAAATCCCGAACTACCGACCATTGGTGTGCTCGTGGTCGATGACGTACTGCTCACAGAAGTTGCTGCTCCTTTTGATGTGTTTGGTAAGCATGACGCCAATGGTAACCAGCGATTTAATGTCATCTTAATCGGTAAGGAGCAGCGTCCCTATCATTCTGAAGAAGGGCTGACGCTCGTTGCAGATTTTTCATTTTCTAATGCTCCCCCATTGACCGCATTAATTGTTCCTGGCGCTTTTCAGATGCAGGAGATTCTCGAAGATCAGACCATTGTCAATTTTGTTCGCAAATCGGGACAGGATGCAGAGTATCTCGCCAGCAATTGTGCCGGAGCATTTTTATTAGGAAAGTCTGGGCTAGCCAACAACCGGAAAATCGTCACGTATATTGGTGGTGGCATGGAACTTCGTAAGGCATTTCCAAAACTCAAAGTGCAGAACGATTCAATCACGAGTCATGTCATTGATGAAAACATCATTTCATCCAACGGCAACCTGACAAGTTATATTTCGGCGTTACTACTTCTGGAAAAATTGACTGATCAGTCTCACCGAGAGCACGTTGAGTCACAGCTTTATCTGAATCGACTCAAGAGTTGGAATGGCAAGTAG
- a CDS encoding carboxymuconolactone decarboxylase family protein, with translation MPQPRLDYNDAAPEGLQALLGVNEYTQACSIDTRLKLLIELRVSQINGCAFCIDKHSQEARAQDESQQRLDCLSVWRETTFYNNREQAALAWAEVVTRLPSEEVPEGFYQKMRLEFSEKEIVDLTIIIVMMNAWNRLAISMKQGPAKRTN, from the coding sequence ATGCCCCAACCTCGACTCGACTACAACGACGCTGCCCCGGAAGGTCTGCAAGCACTGTTGGGAGTTAACGAATATACGCAAGCCTGCTCGATCGATACAAGACTCAAGCTATTGATTGAATTGCGGGTTTCTCAGATTAATGGGTGTGCGTTCTGCATCGATAAGCACAGCCAGGAAGCGCGTGCACAAGATGAGAGCCAGCAACGACTGGACTGCTTATCCGTCTGGCGCGAGACAACGTTTTACAATAACAGGGAACAAGCAGCACTTGCGTGGGCTGAAGTAGTAACCAGACTCCCATCAGAGGAAGTCCCTGAAGGATTTTATCAGAAAATGCGCCTTGAATTTTCTGAAAAGGAGATCGTCGACCTCACAATTATCATTGTCATGATGAATGCCTGGAATCGTCTGGCTATCAGCATGAAACAAGGTCCAGCTAAGCGAACCAATTAA
- a CDS encoding membrane dipeptidase, translating into MKIHFFPGHHFLRELSSILFLSMLLPPASMQAEQPVRKPVVLTERARKLHQQCLVIDGHNDLPWTMRQKAASSFKQADISSPQPQFHTDIPRLRQGNVGAQFWSAYVPSETRKERRAAHDTLEQIDLIHRMIKRYPETFEMAATADDIERIHKSGKIASMIGVEGGHSIENSLSLLRIFYGLGVRYMTLTHSDSLDWADSATDEAKSQGLSPFGEEVVLSMNRLGMLVDISHVSQETMDDVLRVSQAPIIASHSSARAIADHVRNVPDEILVKVKKNGGIVMVNYFSGFVVPESAKQMTDMFQKRRELKQKFSKETEFRREYNQWKSKQKMKPGTIHDVVDHIDHIVKVAGVEHVGIGSDFDGVSSLPIQLEDVATYPLITQALLDRGYSDQQIKQIMGENLMRVLREAERVAKHLQKSENESENTESDSEKTKKTLPKLRK; encoded by the coding sequence ATGAAAATCCATTTCTTTCCGGGACATCACTTTTTAAGAGAATTATCCTCTATACTTTTTCTATCAATGCTACTTCCCCCTGCTTCCATGCAGGCGGAACAACCTGTTCGTAAACCGGTTGTTTTAACAGAGCGTGCCCGTAAACTCCATCAACAATGTCTTGTCATTGACGGGCACAATGATCTCCCCTGGACGATGCGACAAAAAGCCGCCTCATCATTCAAGCAGGCTGATATTTCCTCCCCTCAACCTCAGTTCCATACCGACATCCCCCGCTTGCGACAAGGCAATGTTGGTGCGCAATTCTGGTCTGCTTACGTTCCCTCGGAAACACGCAAAGAACGGCGTGCCGCGCATGATACTCTGGAACAAATTGATCTGATTCACCGTATGATCAAGCGCTATCCAGAAACCTTTGAAATGGCTGCCACGGCAGATGATATCGAACGAATTCACAAATCGGGCAAAATCGCCTCAATGATTGGTGTTGAGGGTGGACATTCGATTGAAAATTCACTGTCACTCCTGCGTATCTTTTATGGTTTGGGCGTGCGTTATATGACACTAACTCACTCCGATTCACTCGACTGGGCAGACTCGGCCACAGACGAGGCAAAAAGTCAGGGATTATCACCCTTCGGTGAGGAAGTGGTGTTGAGTATGAACCGTCTCGGAATGCTGGTCGATATTTCACATGTGTCGCAAGAAACGATGGACGACGTGTTGCGTGTGAGTCAAGCGCCCATTATCGCCTCGCATTCGTCGGCACGTGCCATCGCCGATCATGTGCGGAATGTCCCCGATGAAATCTTGGTGAAAGTGAAAAAGAACGGCGGCATTGTGATGGTCAATTACTTCTCTGGTTTTGTGGTGCCCGAATCCGCCAAACAAATGACTGACATGTTCCAGAAACGGCGCGAACTCAAACAGAAATTCTCGAAGGAAACAGAATTCAGGCGCGAATACAATCAATGGAAGAGTAAACAAAAAATGAAGCCAGGCACAATTCATGATGTCGTGGATCATATCGACCACATTGTAAAAGTTGCCGGCGTGGAGCATGTCGGAATTGGTTCCGATTTTGACGGCGTTTCATCGCTGCCAATTCAACTGGAAGATGTGGCAACCTATCCGTTGATAACGCAAGCGCTCCTGGATCGCGGTTATTCCGATCAGCAAATCAAACAAATCATGGGTGAAAACCTGATGCGTGTGTTACGAGAAGCAGAACGTGTCGCTAAGCACTTACAAAAGAGTGAAAATGAATCAGAAAATACTGAGAGCGACTCTGAAAAAACAAAAAAAACTCTACCAAAACTCAGAAAGTAA
- a CDS encoding DUF1559 domain-containing protein — protein MDLKRSQKRGFTLIELLVVIAIIAILIALLLPAVQQAREAARRSTCKNNMKQIGLALHNYHETHNMFPNDVWTNDPGGSNPGARNYTWVTLLLPFLEQAPLYNQINFSVPMLGQTDSTGATIQSTKLPVLHCPSDQDHDPSARDGFATTNYAGSQGFDWWQRPNQVHTGVFTLKSKVRIRDITDGTTTTIAVGEVAQNGHASGGRTCGAGRLRDGGGEAVYRMAFVASTHIVVMNNPANNLLLPDGTTTGEDGTFYKTGPYAWGPLYIAAHCINSEWPGPGSVHQGGAHFLMCDGSVRFISENLDYHGDHNQSAGAPSLWMSLNTIAGGRFDSIVGDF, from the coding sequence ATGGATCTGAAACGTTCGCAGAAGCGTGGCTTTACGCTAATCGAATTGCTGGTGGTGATTGCGATCATTGCGATTTTAATTGCCTTGCTTTTACCAGCAGTCCAACAAGCGCGCGAAGCCGCTCGTCGTAGTACCTGCAAAAACAATATGAAACAAATTGGCCTCGCACTTCATAATTATCATGAAACACATAATATGTTTCCCAATGATGTTTGGACGAACGATCCTGGTGGATCTAATCCTGGCGCTCGAAACTACACTTGGGTCACTTTGCTACTTCCGTTTTTAGAACAGGCACCGCTTTATAATCAAATTAATTTTTCAGTCCCCATGTTAGGACAGACTGACTCGACTGGTGCAACAATCCAGTCTACGAAACTTCCAGTATTGCATTGTCCTTCAGACCAGGATCATGACCCTAGTGCGCGCGATGGTTTTGCTACAACGAACTATGCCGGATCACAGGGTTTTGATTGGTGGCAACGTCCTAATCAAGTTCACACTGGTGTCTTCACACTCAAATCCAAAGTACGCATTCGTGACATTACCGATGGAACAACAACAACCATTGCTGTTGGGGAAGTTGCTCAAAATGGTCATGCTTCTGGCGGACGTACTTGTGGAGCAGGCCGACTTCGTGATGGTGGTGGAGAAGCTGTATACCGCATGGCGTTTGTTGCATCGACTCATATCGTTGTGATGAATAACCCTGCTAATAATCTGTTGCTGCCAGATGGAACAACAACGGGTGAGGATGGTACCTTTTATAAAACGGGACCTTATGCATGGGGTCCTCTTTATATTGCAGCTCACTGTATTAACTCTGAATGGCCCGGTCCCGGTTCTGTGCATCAGGGTGGTGCTCACTTCTTAATGTGTGACGGTTCGGTCCGCTTTATTAGTGAGAACCTGGACTATCATGGTGACCATAATCAATCTGCAGGTGCTCCCAGCCTCTGGATGTCGCTTAACACCATCGCCGGTGGTCGATTCGACAGCATCGTGGGTGATTTCTAA
- a CDS encoding cupin domain-containing protein, producing MNYRFIPLVALIVVVGSLATVAQNTTNSKQQTKAAQVKKILVRDLDETFDGKPARATMHEITWEPGASTPAHRHPCPTFVYVLEGELETQVGDGPLLHLKAGNTLYEPTMTLHSKTRNPSKTHRARILAIQIHDRAIKRLTIPEK from the coding sequence ATGAACTATCGATTCATCCCACTGGTAGCATTGATTGTCGTGGTCGGTTCGCTTGCGACAGTCGCCCAGAACACAACGAATTCCAAACAGCAGACAAAAGCCGCTCAGGTCAAAAAAATTTTAGTACGTGATCTTGACGAAACGTTTGACGGCAAACCGGCACGAGCCACCATGCATGAAATCACCTGGGAGCCGGGTGCTTCCACGCCCGCGCACCGGCACCCTTGCCCGACATTCGTCTATGTGCTTGAGGGAGAATTAGAAACTCAAGTTGGCGATGGCCCTTTATTACATCTGAAAGCGGGGAACACCTTGTATGAACCCACAATGACCCTGCATTCTAAGACTCGAAATCCAAGTAAAACACATCGTGCGCGGATTTTAGCCATCCAGATTCATGACCGAGCAATTAAACGCTTAACAATCCCCGAAAAATAA
- the pdxR gene encoding MocR-like pyridoxine biosynthesis transcription factor PdxR has translation MGRRSPQRFDFATILIDHESTQPLYRQLEDQLRDAILQGRIAPGERLPATRRLSGDLQVGRNTVSQSYERLIAEGYLQAEIGSGTRVSTELPETLLNRPQARKKKENKTQRDDALLSQRGKQMFQFGDWNQLGIKPPRPFRPHVPALDLFPRHIWQRLSERRLRRLSRDLWGTGDSQGYRPLRQAIADYLKISRGVNCCSDQILITAGAQQGLELVSRLLLDPGDTAWIEEPGYTPARLVFELNGARVVSIPVDEEGLIVNEGVKQSANARLAYITPGSHWPLGMTMSLSRRLELLNWAQHHSGWILEDDYNSEFRYDGRPLPSIQGLDQHESVLYMGTFSKVLFPGLRLGYLVIPAKLVNSFVGARWLADRHSPPFEQAVLTDFIEEGHFERHVRKMRTAYASRQAALSEAITQNFGDEVHFSRTETGLQLVVYGANEKKEAKLRRTADQLEIEYHPVSFYASSDTKRAGLILGFAAFTEEQIENTIHSWAANYQERG, from the coding sequence ATGGGACGCCGAAGTCCTCAACGCTTTGATTTTGCGACGATTCTGATTGATCATGAATCGACTCAGCCGCTCTATCGACAACTGGAAGATCAACTGCGCGACGCCATTTTGCAGGGACGTATTGCACCGGGAGAACGACTCCCTGCAACACGGCGTTTATCCGGGGACCTTCAAGTCGGGCGAAATACAGTTTCGCAATCCTACGAACGGTTGATCGCGGAAGGTTATTTGCAGGCTGAAATCGGTTCTGGGACACGAGTTTCTACAGAACTACCCGAAACACTGCTCAATCGTCCTCAAGCCCGGAAAAAGAAGGAAAACAAAACGCAACGCGATGATGCATTGCTCTCTCAGCGTGGAAAGCAAATGTTTCAATTTGGCGACTGGAATCAACTGGGTATTAAACCACCTCGTCCATTCCGCCCTCACGTACCGGCATTGGATTTGTTTCCCCGGCACATCTGGCAACGTCTTTCAGAACGGCGGCTGCGACGTCTGTCCCGCGATCTTTGGGGAACCGGAGATTCACAGGGGTATCGCCCACTTCGTCAAGCGATTGCCGACTATTTGAAAATCTCTCGTGGTGTGAATTGCTGCTCTGACCAGATACTGATTACAGCAGGAGCTCAGCAGGGCTTGGAACTCGTATCGCGGTTACTGCTTGATCCCGGGGATACGGCCTGGATCGAAGAACCCGGCTACACACCTGCACGACTGGTTTTTGAATTGAACGGTGCCAGAGTCGTTTCTATTCCGGTTGATGAAGAAGGACTCATTGTCAATGAGGGAGTGAAGCAGAGTGCGAATGCTCGCCTGGCCTATATCACACCGGGAAGTCATTGGCCGTTAGGAATGACGATGAGTCTTTCTCGCCGATTGGAACTTCTTAACTGGGCACAGCATCATTCCGGGTGGATTCTGGAAGATGATTACAACAGCGAGTTCCGCTACGATGGGCGTCCTCTGCCCTCCATTCAAGGTTTGGACCAGCACGAAAGTGTGCTCTATATGGGGACCTTCAGTAAAGTGTTGTTCCCCGGACTCAGGCTTGGTTATCTTGTCATTCCGGCCAAACTGGTTAATTCGTTTGTAGGTGCGCGTTGGCTGGCCGATCGGCATTCGCCTCCCTTTGAGCAGGCTGTGTTGACAGACTTTATTGAGGAAGGCCATTTTGAACGCCATGTGCGAAAAATGCGCACCGCGTATGCAAGTCGACAGGCTGCCCTCTCTGAAGCAATCACACAGAATTTCGGGGATGAGGTCCATTTCAGTCGTACGGAGACAGGGCTGCAACTCGTCGTTTATGGGGCAAATGAAAAGAAAGAGGCAAAGCTCAGACGCACAGCCGATCAATTGGAGATCGAGTATCATCCGGTATCATTCTATGCTTCCTCCGATACAAAACGGGCGGGGCTAATTCTGGGTTTTGCCGCATTCACAGAAGAGCAAATCGAAAACACGATTCACAGTTGGGCAGCGAATTACCAGGAACGGGGATAA
- a CDS encoding NAD(P)/FAD-dependent oxidoreductase — MSAEKQVDYIIVGQGLAGTALAWTLTARGYDVLIVDRCEQTTSSHIAAGLITPITGLRLVVTWRLDEFLPFATEFYRSVEQKTDSSFFELKPMLRLFASEQEQEQYRQRSETHFPHLVSIPEPLATESMFEISRGGFEMRQGGQLDVPTYLNVSRLFFTQQDRFLEADIDPLQDLDFASNRISLPQWNVTARKVIFCEGIHSQQNPWFKSVPFEGAKGEILTLKIPGLTERRVVHRGIWLAHWKEDLYRAGSTYDREHLNCIPTNSGRAEICSRLSEFLKLPIEVIDHRAAVRPIIHGRLPVMGLHPVQPHIGFFNGFASKGSLQSPWMADHFVNVLEGKIPLEKQLDFQHKIEARS, encoded by the coding sequence ATGTCTGCAGAAAAACAAGTTGATTACATCATCGTGGGACAAGGTCTTGCAGGTACGGCATTGGCTTGGACTCTGACAGCACGAGGATACGACGTACTCATCGTGGATCGTTGTGAGCAGACGACTTCCTCTCACATTGCAGCAGGTCTGATCACTCCTATCACAGGACTACGGTTGGTCGTTACCTGGCGACTGGATGAGTTTCTTCCCTTCGCAACCGAGTTTTATCGCAGCGTTGAACAAAAAACGGACTCTTCATTTTTTGAATTAAAACCAATGCTGCGTCTGTTTGCTTCAGAACAAGAACAGGAACAATATCGACAGCGGTCAGAAACTCACTTCCCCCACCTGGTTTCGATACCTGAACCACTGGCAACGGAATCAATGTTCGAAATTTCCAGGGGAGGCTTTGAGATGCGTCAGGGAGGACAGCTTGATGTTCCCACCTATCTCAACGTATCCCGTCTTTTCTTCACACAGCAGGACCGTTTTCTGGAGGCCGATATTGATCCCCTCCAAGATCTGGATTTTGCTTCAAACAGAATCTCGTTGCCTCAATGGAACGTGACAGCCAGGAAAGTCATTTTTTGTGAAGGAATCCACAGCCAACAGAATCCCTGGTTCAAATCAGTTCCTTTTGAAGGTGCCAAAGGCGAAATTCTTACCTTAAAAATCCCGGGGCTGACCGAACGTCGCGTCGTGCATCGGGGCATCTGGTTAGCACACTGGAAAGAGGACCTCTATCGAGCTGGTTCGACCTACGATCGCGAACATCTTAATTGCATACCTACAAATTCCGGTCGCGCTGAAATCTGTTCGCGATTGTCTGAATTTCTGAAATTGCCAATAGAAGTCATTGACCATCGTGCTGCAGTCAGACCGATCATTCACGGTCGATTACCTGTGATGGGACTACACCCAGTGCAGCCTCACATAGGATTTTTTAACGGATTTGCCTCAAAAGGGAGTTTACAATCTCCCTGGATGGCCGATCATTTTGTAAATGTTCTGGAGGGGAAGATACCTCTGGAAAAACAACTAGACTTTCAACATAAAATTGAAGCGCGCTCATGA
- a CDS encoding L-rhamnose isomerase, which produces MLELNETLEAAYSVARQMYEELGVDTEAAIHQISQIALSLHCWQGDDISGFENNGEDISGGLAITGAYPGKASCPEELREDIEKAMSLIPGQHRLNLHANYAETGNQKIDRNDLQPEHFQNWIDWAKSFDLGLDFNPTYFAHAKAKDGFTLAHPDQGIRQFWIDHGIACRKIGEYMGKSLGTPCVTDFWIPDGFKDTPADRKAPRLRLLDSLDEIFSETIDTTFNKDAVECKLFGIGSESYVVGSHEFYLGYAIKNQKLLCLDSGHFHPTESISDKISSVLLWVDEMLLHVSRGVRWDSDHVVTWTDELQAIALELVRGNYLNRVHLGLDFFDASINRVAAWVIGSRNLLKALLMAFLEPTQTLRQYELEGDYTSRLALMEQLKMMPLGAVWDYYCMKVGVPSEREWLNEIKHYEQDVLSRR; this is translated from the coding sequence ATGCTGGAATTAAATGAAACTCTTGAAGCTGCTTATTCCGTCGCAAGACAGATGTATGAGGAATTAGGAGTCGATACGGAAGCAGCCATTCATCAGATTTCCCAAATCGCGCTTTCGCTTCATTGCTGGCAGGGAGATGATATCTCCGGCTTTGAAAACAACGGCGAAGACATTAGTGGCGGCTTAGCAATTACAGGGGCCTATCCAGGAAAAGCTAGTTGCCCCGAGGAACTGCGTGAAGATATTGAAAAAGCAATGTCCCTGATTCCGGGCCAACACCGACTGAATCTACATGCCAATTATGCTGAGACCGGCAACCAAAAAATCGATCGGAATGACCTCCAACCGGAACATTTTCAGAATTGGATTGATTGGGCCAAGTCGTTTGATCTTGGTCTGGACTTCAATCCCACGTATTTTGCGCATGCAAAAGCGAAAGACGGTTTTACACTTGCGCACCCGGACCAGGGAATACGACAATTCTGGATTGACCATGGTATCGCCTGCCGAAAAATTGGGGAATACATGGGAAAGTCACTGGGAACACCCTGTGTGACTGACTTCTGGATTCCGGACGGCTTCAAAGACACTCCCGCCGATCGCAAAGCACCTCGACTTCGTCTTCTCGATTCTCTTGATGAAATTTTTTCGGAAACAATCGATACCACATTCAATAAAGATGCAGTCGAATGTAAGTTGTTTGGGATTGGTTCAGAGAGCTATGTCGTGGGTTCGCATGAATTTTATCTAGGTTATGCAATTAAAAATCAGAAACTACTCTGCCTGGACTCGGGACATTTTCATCCCACGGAGTCGATTTCTGACAAGATTTCTTCCGTCCTATTATGGGTTGATGAAATGTTGTTACATGTAAGTCGTGGCGTTCGCTGGGACAGCGACCACGTTGTGACGTGGACCGACGAATTACAAGCGATAGCCCTCGAACTGGTACGAGGAAATTATCTGAATCGCGTTCACTTGGGACTCGATTTCTTCGATGCCAGTATCAATCGGGTTGCAGCCTGGGTAATCGGTTCTCGCAATCTTCTCAAAGCTTTACTGATGGCATTTCTGGAACCGACTCAAACGTTGCGGCAATATGAACTGGAAGGTGATTACACATCCCGATTGGCGTTGATGGAACAATTGAAGATGATGCCTCTGGGTGCTGTTTGGGACTACTATTGCATGAAAGTAGGTGTTCCTTCCGAGCGGGAATGGCTGAATGAGATCAAACATTATGAACAAGATGTCCTCAGCCGCCGCTAA